Within the Streptomyces vilmorinianum genome, the region TGACAGCACAGCCAAGAAGGCCTGGACGCTCATCCTCGTCGCCCTGGTCTTCGGGCTGGTGAACTTCTTGGTGAAGCCGATCGTCAAGCTGATCTCGCTTCCGCTGTTCATCCTCACCCTCGGCCTGATCACCCTGGTGATCAACGCCCTGATGCTGCTGCTCACCTCCTGGCTGGCCGACCAGCTCGACCTCAGCTTCCATGTCGAGGGCTTCTGGACCGCTGTCCTCGGCGGCCTGATCATCTCCGTCGTGTCCTGGGCGCTCAACGTCGTGCTCCCCGACGGGGACTGAGCGCGGACGATGACGTACCGCATCTGTTTCGTCTGCACCGGCAACATCTGCCGCTCGCCGATGGCCGAGTCCGTCTTCCGCGCCCGCGTGGAGGAGGCCGGCCTGGCGGGCGCGGTGGAGATGGACAGCGCAGGCACCGGGGGCTGGCACGAGGGCGACGGCGCCGACCCGCGCACGGTCGCCGTCCTGGAGGACCACGGCTACGCCTCCGCGCACACCGCGCGTCAGTTCCGCGCCTCCTGGTTCCCGGCGCTCGATCTGGTGATCGCCCTCGACGAGGGCCATCAGCGGGCTCTGCGGCGGCTCGCCCCGACCCCGCAGGACGCCGCGAAGGTGCGGCTGCTGCGCTCGTACGACCCGGCGGCGGCCGGCGATCTCGACGTACCCGACCCGTACTACGGCGGAAGGGACGGCTTCGAGGAGTGCCTGGAGATGGTGGAGGCGGCGAGCGAGGGGCTGCTCGCCGCGGTGCGCGAGAACGTGGAGGAACGGGCGGTATGAGCACGGACGCAAGGGCCGGAGGCTTCGGTGACGGGACACGGGCGGTGCGGGCCGGGCTCCCCGAGCCGGTGAAGTACGAACCGACCCTGCCGGGGCCGGTCTTCGCCGCCCACTTCCATCTGCCGGGCGACCCCACCGGCCCCTACACCTACGGGCGGGACGAGAACCCCACCTGGACCCATCTGGAACGCGCCATCGGCGAGCTGGAGGCACCGGGCGAGCCGGGCGTCGAGACGCTCGTCTTCGCCTCGGGCATGGCCGCCATCTCCGCCGTCCTCTTCTCCCAGCTCAAGGCCGGCGACGCGGTCGTCATGCCGGACGACGGCTACCAGGCGCTGCCGCTGGTCCACGAGCAGCTGCGGGCGTACGGGATCGAGGTCCGTACCGCGCCGACGGGCGGCGACGCCCAGCTCTCCGTCCTGGACGGAGCACGGCTGCTGTGGATCGAGACGCCGTCCAACCCCGGCCTCGACGTCTGCGACATCCGCCGTCTGGTGCGGGCGGCGCACGAGGGCGGGGCGCTGGTCGCCGTCGACAACACCCTGGCCACCCCGCTCGGCCAGCGGCCCCTGGAGCTCGGCGCGGACTTCTCCGTCGCCAGTGACACCAAGGGCATGACCGGGCACGGCGACATCCTGCTCGGCCATGTGAGCTGCCGTGATCCGCAGCGGGCGGCGGAGGTTCGACGCTGGCGCAAGATCGTCGGGGCGATCCCCGGGCCCATGGAGGCATGGCTCGCCCACCGCTCCCTGGCCACGCTCCAGCTCCGCATCGACCGGCAGTGCGCCTCGGCCCTCGCCCTCGCGGAGGCGCTGGACAAGCGCGGTGAGGTGACCGGACTGCGGTATCCCGGGCTGCCCGGTGACCCCTCGCACGCGGTGGCGGCGACGCAGATGCGACGCTTCGGCCCCGTGGTCTCCTTCGCCCTCCCCGACCGGGCCTGGGCGGAGCGGTTCCTCGACGGACTGCGTCTCGTCGACGACGCCACCAGCTTCGGCGGCGTGCGCTCCACGGCCGAACGGCGCGGGCGGTGGGGCGGCGACGCCGTCCCGGAGGGGTTCATCCGCTTCTCCGTCGGCGCGGAAGACCCGGACGACCTGATCGCGGACGTGCTGCGCGCTCTCGACAAGGCCGGCCCCGCAGCCGGCTGACACGGAACGGGGGCGCTCCGAACCTCCCCCCTCATGGCTCGGAACGCCCCCGGTTCCACGCGCGGAGACCCGCCTGAACAAGGCTAGTTGACTCTGCGTCAGTGTCCAATCACGGTAGCGACAGAGACCTATCGACTTATTTATAGTTGGACGGTCCTGAGGCGCCGTCAGCCGACCGCCTGAGTCGAACGGCCGCACGGCTGGGAGGGGGCGGACATGGATCTCGCCCTGCTGCGCACCTTCGTCACGGTGCACCGGGCCGGCTCCTTCACCCGCGCCGCGGCCCTGCTCGGACTCTCCCAGCCCGCGGTCACCAGCCAGATCCGCACCCTGGAGCGCCAGCTCGGGCGCCCGCTCTTTCTCAGACAGGCCCGTGGGGTCACCCCCACCACCATCGGCGACGAGCTCGCCCACCGCGCGGCCCCGCATCTGGACGCGCTCGTCGAGATCGCCGAGGCCGGCCTGGACGAGGAGAGCGGGGTACGCACCCTCCATCTCGCCGGGCCTCCCGAGTTCACCTCGGCGCGCGCCCTGCCCGCCCTCACCCCCCTGGTCTCCCAGGGCCTGGCCGTACGGGCCTCGTTCTCCGGCACCACCGAGGAGATCCTCGACGGACTCGCCGCGGGCCATCACGATCTGGCCATCGCCACGACCCGCCCGCGCGGCGGGCTGCTCACCTCCACCCCGCTCTGCGACGAGGAGCACGTGCTCGTCGCCGCGCCGCGGTGGGCCGCCCGGCTCGCACCCGAGGTGCTGCTGCGCAAGGGCGCCGTGGTCCTGGAGCAGCTGCCGGTGGTGGAGGTGCACGAGTCGCTGCCGTTCGTCTCCCGCTACTGGGCGGCGGTCTTCGAGACCAAGCCGGCCGCGGCCGCCACCGTCATAGCGCCTGATCTGCGGGCCGTCCTGGAATCCGCGGCCTCCGGGGCCGGGCTCGCCGTCCTGCCCCGCTATCTGTGCGAGGAAGCCCTGGAGGGGGGCCGTCTCGTGGCCCTGCTCGATCCGCCGGTGCCTCCGCTGCGCACGTACTTCCTGGTCGTCCGGGCCGGCACCCTCGCCCTGCCGCACATCGCGCGGGCGCACGAGTGGCTCCTGCGGGCCTCCGGAGACTGGTGAGTTTCAGGACACCCCTGGCGGGCCATTTTCTTCCCATGACCGAACGTCCTGTGGTCAAGCGCACCGCACGCGCCATTCTGCTCGATGGAAACGACCTCATCCTCATCAAGCGCACCAAGCCGGGGATGGATCCCTACTGGGTGACGCCCGGCGGCGGGGTCGAGCCCTCGGACACCACCGTCGTCGAGGCCCTCCACCGCGAGGTGCACGAGGAACTCGGCGCCAAGATCACCGACGTGGTCCCCTGCTTCGTCGACACCGTCGAGCACATCGTCGACGGCGGCGTCTCGGGGGTGAAGGTCCAGCACTTCTTCGTCTGCCGGCTCGAGTCGATGGACCCTTCGCTGCGTCACGGACCCGAGATCGAGGAACCGGTCGGCGAGTACGAGATCGTCCGGGTGCCGTTCACCCGGGTCGGCATCGCCGCCGTCCACCTCGTCCCGCTGTCCCTGCGCCACTACCTGGACGGCAATATCGAGGGCGTCCGCGCGATGCACGCACCCGACCTGGGCTGACCGCACGGCGCGTCGCCTACGGGCCGCCCACGGCCACGACGCCCTCCAGGGCGTCGTGGCGGATCCGCTCGGCGGGGATGCCGATGCCCCGCAGGGTGTCGACCCCCCGGCGGATCATGCCGGGCGGACCCGACAGATAGGCCTCGTACTCGTTCCACGGCCCGTACTGCCGCACGGCGTCCGGCAGCTGACCCTGGTCCTCGGTGACCGGCCGTACCGACAGCCAGGGGAACGTCTTCTGCAGCCGCATCATCGTGTCGATGTCGTAGAGGTCATGGTCGCTGCGCGCCCCGTAGAACACCTCCACCGAGCGCCGGTCCCCGTGCTCGGCGACGTCCTCGACCAGGGCCCTGATCGGGGCGATCCCCGTGCCGCCGCCCAGACAGAGCAGCCCGTTGTCGGTGGAGTGGTCGACCGTCATCGACCCTGCGGGCGGCCCGAGGCGCAGGACGTCACCCGGCCGCGCGCGGTGGACGAGGGCGCCCGAGACCCAGCCGGCCGGGACCGCCTTGACGTGCAGCGAGAGCAGACCGTCGGGCCGGGGCGCGGAGGCGAAGGAGTAGTGCCGCCAGACGCGCGGCCACCAGGGGGTCTCCAGCGTCGTGTACTGGCCGGCGAGGAAGGGGTAGGGCTGGTCGGGGCGGAGCGTGATCACCGCGACGTCCGGGGTCCGCAGATCGTGCGAGACGACCTCGGCCTGCCAGCAGGCGGGCGCCCGCAGCTCGTCCTCGGCCGCCGCGTCGATCATGATCTGCGAGATCGTGGTGTACGTACGCACCCAGGCGGCCTCGGTCTCCTCGTCCCAGGTCCCGGTGGCGTACCGGACCAGCGCCCCGATCAGAGCCTCGCCGACGGCCGGATAGTGGGCGGGCCGCGTGCCGTACTTGCGGTGTCCGCGCCCCAGGTTCCGGAGGTACTCGGTCAGCACGGGGGCGTCGTCCAGATGCTCGGCCGCCGTCAGCAGCGCCTTGAGAAGACGGTCGCGCTGGGCGTCCATGGCCGCGGGGAACATCGAGCGCAGTTCCGGGCGGCGGACGAAGAGCAGCGCGTAGAAGTAGGAGGTCACCTTGTCGGCGACGGGGGCGATCTCGGCCAGGGTGCGGCGGACGAGGATCGCGTCGGGGGAGGGCCCCCGAGATATCCGGGGCGGCTCCTCCGCGGCGTCCTCCACGGCCTCTTCCATCGTGTGCCTCGCCTCGCGCATGCGGCTCTTGTCGCCGCAGCGTGACAGGCTCGACCACCGGTTCGGGCAGAAAGAGGAATTCTCGGGCATTCGCCCCGGGGTTGAGACTAGGCTGCGCTCTTTCGGACCAGGTCGTACGCCTCGCGCAGATCGTCCCCCGTATAGGCATGGCGGGAGAGCCCGGCCAGATGACGGTCCGCGTTCACCGCCACGGTCACGGGGACGGCGGCGAAGAGCTTCGCATCGGACATCGAGTCGCCGTACGCGACACAGTCCTCCAGCCCCAGCCCGTACTCCGCGCAGAGTCGGTGCGCGATGCTCACCTTCGCGGCGGCATCGAGAATGCCCGGCCGGTGGATGGGCTCGGTGAACGGAACCGACGGCCATCGGGAACCGTGCGCGGAATCGACACCCCAGTCGAGAAGACGCTCGACGAAGAAGTCCGGCGAGAGGGAGATGACCGCACACCGCCCTCCCTCGGCACGGATGTCCGCCCAGACCTCACGAATCCCCGCCAGCCAAGGAGCCCCCTCGAAGGCGGCGGTGACCTGCTCCTTCGTCAGAGCGGACCAGAGCTCACGGGCCTGGACGGCGAACTCGTCCGGCGTCATCCCCTGCAGCAGGAATCCCCGCTCCAGAGCGGCAATCTCCTCGGTGAGCCCGAGCTGCCGGGAGATCTCCACGGCTGCCGCCGACCCCCGGATCAGGGTGCCGTCGAGATCGAAGAGATGAAGTCGGCCTCTGCCCGGGAACGTCGTCATGTACGCCGAGGCTAGTACGTGGGGTTACTCCCACGGTCAGACGCGGGGCGTGGGGGTGGGGCGGCACGGTGTTTCACGTGAAACATCTCAAGCGTCCCGCTCGGCGGGCTCTCCTCGTCGTCCATGTCGCCGTCTCCGTGGCGTGGCTCGGGCTCAGCGTGGGACTGCTGACGCTCGGCCTCACGGCCTACACGACGGGCGATCCCACGCTCACAGAAGCCTCCTACCGCGCGATGAAGGTGTTCGCGGACTGGCTGCTGGCTCCGGTCGCCGTGGCGACCCTGGTAAGTGGCCTGGTGCTGTCCCTGGGCACGCCCTGGGGTCTCGCCCGGCACCGCTGGGTCTGGATCAAGTTCTGGATCACCCTGGCCACCGCCGCCGCGACCGTCTTCGCGCTGCGCCCGGAGATCGAGCATGCGGCGACAGCCGGGGTCGCCGACATCAGCCTCGTGGCGGCACCGACGGTGTCGACGACGGCATATCTCTTCATGACGGCGATCTCGGTGCTCAAGCCCTGGGGACTGACCCGGAGAGGCCGTCGGCTGCGGGCATCGGCCAGTTCTCCTAAAGCGGTGGACGGACGATCAGTGCATCAGACAGCCTGATCCCCATGCCGACGTCGCCCGCCCCGCTCGCCCCACTCGACCAGCTCCCCATCCGGGGTCTCACCTCGGGCGATCTCACCGCCTGCGCCGATCTCTCCGAGGACCGGGGCTGGCCGCGTGAGGAGCACAAGTGGAACCTGCTGCTCACGGCGGGCATGGGGTACGGCATCGACGACCCGGCCGGCAAGGGGCTGATCGCCGCGTGTGTGGTCACCTCCTACGGGCCGGGGCTGGCCGCGATCGGCATGGTGCTGGTCGCCGAGCGGTACGCCCGCCGGGGCGTGGGGCGCCGGCTGATGCGCCATGTGCTCGCGGAGGCCGGGGACACCCCGCTCACGCTGCACGCGACCCCGAACGGGAAGCCGCTCTACGAGCAGCTGGGCTTCGTCGAGACGGGCCGCGCGGAGATGGTCAGTGGTCGCTTCACCCCCACGGAACCGGCCCCCGGCATCCCGACCCGCCCTGCAACGGCGGAAGACCTCCAGGCGATCCTGCGCCTGGACACCGAGATCTTCGGGCTGGACCGCACGCCGATGATCACCCGTCTCCCGGCCTTCGCGGACGAGCTCCGCGTCGCCGAGGAGGACGGCGAGATCACCGGCTTCGCCGCGGCCTGGCCGAACATGGACACCCATGTCATCGGCCCCCTGATCGCCCGCGACACGGCGACAGCGCAGTCCCTCGTCGCCTCCCTGGCCGCCGCCACGGACCGCCCCCTGCGCACGGACATCGATGTACGCCACACCTCGTTGCTGACCTGGCTCAAGGCGAACGGGCTCGACTCCATCGCGTTCAACGCGGTCATGGTGCGCTCGCTGCCTGGGCTCCCGGGCGACTGGACCCGCCGCTTCGCCCCGCTGACGGTGGCGGCCGGATAGAACCCGGGTTATTTGCGCGCGCGGGCTTTTGCAGGCATCGCCTACCCTGGGAGAAGC harbors:
- a CDS encoding cystathionine gamma-lyase; this translates as MSTDARAGGFGDGTRAVRAGLPEPVKYEPTLPGPVFAAHFHLPGDPTGPYTYGRDENPTWTHLERAIGELEAPGEPGVETLVFASGMAAISAVLFSQLKAGDAVVMPDDGYQALPLVHEQLRAYGIEVRTAPTGGDAQLSVLDGARLLWIETPSNPGLDVCDIRRLVRAAHEGGALVAVDNTLATPLGQRPLELGADFSVASDTKGMTGHGDILLGHVSCRDPQRAAEVRRWRKIVGAIPGPMEAWLAHRSLATLQLRIDRQCASALALAEALDKRGEVTGLRYPGLPGDPSHAVAATQMRRFGPVVSFALPDRAWAERFLDGLRLVDDATSFGGVRSTAERRGRWGGDAVPEGFIRFSVGAEDPDDLIADVLRALDKAGPAAG
- a CDS encoding phage holin family protein — encoded protein: MKNFVVKTLANAGALAVAIWLLQDITLTGDSTAKKAWTLILVALVFGLVNFLVKPIVKLISLPLFILTLGLITLVINALMLLLTSWLADQLDLSFHVEGFWTAVLGGLIISVVSWALNVVLPDGD
- a CDS encoding DUF2269 domain-containing protein — translated: MKHLKRPARRALLVVHVAVSVAWLGLSVGLLTLGLTAYTTGDPTLTEASYRAMKVFADWLLAPVAVATLVSGLVLSLGTPWGLARHRWVWIKFWITLATAAATVFALRPEIEHAATAGVADISLVAAPTVSTTAYLFMTAISVLKPWGLTRRGRRLRASASSPKAVDGRSVHQTA
- a CDS encoding globin domain-containing protein, with translation MREARHTMEEAVEDAAEEPPRISRGPSPDAILVRRTLAEIAPVADKVTSYFYALLFVRRPELRSMFPAAMDAQRDRLLKALLTAAEHLDDAPVLTEYLRNLGRGHRKYGTRPAHYPAVGEALIGALVRYATGTWDEETEAAWVRTYTTISQIMIDAAAEDELRAPACWQAEVVSHDLRTPDVAVITLRPDQPYPFLAGQYTTLETPWWPRVWRHYSFASAPRPDGLLSLHVKAVPAGWVSGALVHRARPGDVLRLGPPAGSMTVDHSTDNGLLCLGGGTGIAPIRALVEDVAEHGDRRSVEVFYGARSDHDLYDIDTMMRLQKTFPWLSVRPVTEDQGQLPDAVRQYGPWNEYEAYLSGPPGMIRRGVDTLRGIGIPAERIRHDALEGVVAVGGP
- a CDS encoding GNAT family N-acetyltransferase, producing MPTSPAPLAPLDQLPIRGLTSGDLTACADLSEDRGWPREEHKWNLLLTAGMGYGIDDPAGKGLIAACVVTSYGPGLAAIGMVLVAERYARRGVGRRLMRHVLAEAGDTPLTLHATPNGKPLYEQLGFVETGRAEMVSGRFTPTEPAPGIPTRPATAEDLQAILRLDTEIFGLDRTPMITRLPAFADELRVAEEDGEITGFAAAWPNMDTHVIGPLIARDTATAQSLVASLAAATDRPLRTDIDVRHTSLLTWLKANGLDSIAFNAVMVRSLPGLPGDWTRRFAPLTVAAG
- a CDS encoding NUDIX domain-containing protein is translated as MTERPVVKRTARAILLDGNDLILIKRTKPGMDPYWVTPGGGVEPSDTTVVEALHREVHEELGAKITDVVPCFVDTVEHIVDGGVSGVKVQHFFVCRLESMDPSLRHGPEIEEPVGEYEIVRVPFTRVGIAAVHLVPLSLRHYLDGNIEGVRAMHAPDLG
- a CDS encoding LysR family transcriptional regulator, which gives rise to MDLALLRTFVTVHRAGSFTRAAALLGLSQPAVTSQIRTLERQLGRPLFLRQARGVTPTTIGDELAHRAAPHLDALVEIAEAGLDEESGVRTLHLAGPPEFTSARALPALTPLVSQGLAVRASFSGTTEEILDGLAAGHHDLAIATTRPRGGLLTSTPLCDEEHVLVAAPRWAARLAPEVLLRKGAVVLEQLPVVEVHESLPFVSRYWAAVFETKPAAAATVIAPDLRAVLESAASGAGLAVLPRYLCEEALEGGRLVALLDPPVPPLRTYFLVVRAGTLALPHIARAHEWLLRASGDW
- a CDS encoding HAD family hydrolase; translation: MTTFPGRGRLHLFDLDGTLIRGSAAAVEISRQLGLTEEIAALERGFLLQGMTPDEFAVQARELWSALTKEQVTAAFEGAPWLAGIREVWADIRAEGGRCAVISLSPDFFVERLLDWGVDSAHGSRWPSVPFTEPIHRPGILDAAAKVSIAHRLCAEYGLGLEDCVAYGDSMSDAKLFAAVPVTVAVNADRHLAGLSRHAYTGDDLREAYDLVRKSAA
- a CDS encoding low molecular weight protein-tyrosine-phosphatase yields the protein MTYRICFVCTGNICRSPMAESVFRARVEEAGLAGAVEMDSAGTGGWHEGDGADPRTVAVLEDHGYASAHTARQFRASWFPALDLVIALDEGHQRALRRLAPTPQDAAKVRLLRSYDPAAAGDLDVPDPYYGGRDGFEECLEMVEAASEGLLAAVRENVEERAV